CCTCTGCACACGCAGTATAGCATAGGCGAACCGGAAAACATCTCAAGAGAGTTAAACGTTCCCGTGGAGAAACATGTCTCTGAGCCAGTAAGGAATAATTTACGAAATAGACCGTTTTTTTCAAAAAATATCTATTTCGCATCCCCCCTTTTTGCAACACTTTCTGCTCTCCCGGGGAGAAAATCCTTGGGGCGGAAAGAGTTACCCTCTCCGGCGCCATGCCGCGCTCTGTCCTTCTGGTCGTTCTTTTTCCTTCTTCCTCTTTTCGTTTCCGTTTTGCTTTTTCGTCTTTCTTCACGGACCGGGGAACGGAACGGGAGCGGGGGGAAAGGCACTCCGATCCCAGACATGGCCGCTCCGCCACATGGTCGCGTCGTCCTGCAACAGGTAGTTCCTCCGGATCTCTCCGGCGATGCGCCGCTTTTCCTCGGGGGTGAAATGCCCCTGAAAGTCGTAGGTGGGATCGTCGAAGGTGGTGTCCACGTGGTACCAGTTCTCGCCCACCCGGATCAGGTTCCAGGCGTGGTCGCCCCCGGAGATGATCCGCACCTCGTAGCCAAGAGCACGATACATTTCAAAGGCGAGTAGAGCATAGCCGTGACAGACCGCCTTCCCCTGGAGCGCATCATAGGCGGTGAAGCGCCGCAGCGTCCGGTCGTAGTCCACGGTGGCGACAATAAAGTCGTGCACCGCGGCGATGCGCTCGTAGTCGTCCATCTCCGGGGTGACGAGCTCCGCGAGGATCTCCCCGACCCGGCGCGCCACGAAGGCGCGCTGCTCCGGATTCTCCCAGTAGTCGATACGAACCTCAACCGCGCTCTTTCCGCCGCCCCGGACAATCCGAAAGGTCCACCGCTCCACCAGATAGTCGAATTCGGGTACCTCGCGCAGCACCTCTTCCCGGGCGGCTTCGACGCTCCGCCGGTCGAAGGAGGCACCGCCTTCCTCGTAACGGAAAAAAGTCTTCCGCTCCAGGAGTGCCGTTCGCAACGCCACGGCAAAGGAATCCGCCTCTCCGAAGGCCCCGGGCAGAAGGGCGAACACGAGTCCCAGCACGAGGGACACCAGCGCATAAAAACGGGCGCGAACGCACCTGTACTGGGAAATCCGTCCCCGCCCTTCCTCCGGCACACCCCCGGAGAGGGCGTTCCGTCGTCTCTCCGCCGCTGCTTCCGGTTTTTCCGCCGTCCCCGTCATGCGCACCTCCTCCGAAAAAACGGACCCAGCCACACACTCCGCGCCGCAACATCCAGAACAGGCGCGCCGCGCCACTACACCTGACAAAAATCCACCTCCGGCGCCCAGAAAAGTTCCCCCCGTGCCGCCCGTAAAAAGTTCCGCTCCCGCGCCACCACGTCCAGGAAAACTCCGCCCCCTCGCTGCCGAACCCGGAACAATGTCGTCTCCGTGCCACTGCACTCCTTCGCGCCCCTGCTCCGTTCCGGTTTGTCCTCCTCTGCACGAATGGCTCTTCTTCGAGTTCTCCCCGGCAAAGGACCGGAAAAGGAGTAGAATGAGACTCGTCTTTTGACACACAAACGTTCAGGGGCGGACCGGATAACCGGACAGGACGGAAAAGGCGGCACCGGCCCGACCCGTTGCGGAGGAATTTTTCATGACAGCAGACGACACGCACGACAACGACCGAAATCCGGCACACCCCGACGGCGGAAGCGACGGCGCCGCCGCCGGAACCACCTGGTTTCTCTTCCGGGGCAACGACATTCTCCTTCGCTCCGGAGAAATGCCCGCGCTTCCCTTCGGCGAGGAACCGCCCCTCGCCCGGGAACTCCTTCGGTCAGGACACTTCGGCCCCCCGGATGGAAAGCGCCTCGCCTGGGGAGAACTTCCTCCGGACTGCACTGTCCCCGTGGATTTTTTCCAAAAGGACCTTCGTTCTCTCTGGACACTGCTCGGAGAGAGGGCTTTCTCTTTGGCGGGAACGGCCTTTCAGCTCATGAACTGGACCCGGAACACCCTCTACTGCGGACGCTGCGGAGGCCCAATGCGAAACTCCGCGAAGGAACGCGCCCGGGAGTGCCCGGCCTGCTCCTTCGTGACCTATCCTCCGGTCTCCCCGGCAATCATCGTGGCAGTGCGCAGGGAGAACCGACTGCTTATGGGCCGAAGCCCCCACTTCCCCAAGGGGCGCTACAGCGTCCTCGCGGGATTCGTCGAACCGGGGGAGAATCTGGAGGAAGCCGTGGCGCGGGAGATCTTCGAGGAAGTCCGCATCTCCGTGAAGGACGTCCGCTACGTCGCCAGTCAGCCCTGGCCCTTTCCCCACTCCCTCATGGTGGGCTTCACCGCCCTCTGGGAATCAGGGGAGATCCGCATCGACGAAAAGGAGATCGAGGACGCCCGGTGGTTCTCTCCGGAGGAGCTTCCGGACCTTCCGCCTCCGCCGAGCATCTCCCGGCGCCTCATCGACGCCTTTCTCCTGGAGATGGGCGAGGACCCGAAAAAACGGGCGGGCGTCCCTTGGACGTAGGAGCGCGCCGCGGACGCTCCTACGCTGTCCAGGCCCCTGCAAGCGCTGCAGAGCGAGGCAGCCTCCTTCGGGACAGCCTCTGCGGATCCGACAGTGAGACCTCCGTCATCGACCCGGCGGCGGAGCGGGCAGCGCCGCTTCGCCTCGGGCGGCCATGATTCGCTCCGCCAGCAGGGAATAGCGCTTCTCCCGGCGGTCGTTCCCCACCGCGATGGCCAGAGCCTTCCGGGTGCCCACGAGGACGACGAGCTTTTTCCCTCGTGTCACCGCCGTGTAGAGAAGGTTTCGCTGGAGTAACATGTAGTGCTGGGTGAGCAGCGGAATGACCACCGCGGGATACTCCGATCCCTGGGATTTGTGCACCGACACAGCGTAGGCGTGCACCAGCTCGTCCATCTCGGAGAAATCGTAGGACACATCCCGCCCCTCCACGCGAACCATCACAGTCTGCTCCTCCCGGTCCACCCGGACGATGCGCCCCAGGTCGCCGTTGAAGACCTCCTTGTCGTAGTTGTTCCGGATCTGCATCACCTTGTCTCCCTCGGCGAAGACGCGCCCTCCCCGGAGAAACCCCGCCTCGGCGTCGAGGGAGCGGGGATTCAGTGCCTTTTGGAGCACCAGGTTGAGGTTGCCCGCCCCCACAATCCCCCGGTGCATGGGCGTGAGCACCTGGACATCCTCCACGGGATCGAGGCCAAAGCGCCGGGGAATCCGATTCCGCACGAGGGCCACAATGATGTCCACCACCCGTTCGGGCTCCTCTTTTTCGATGAAATAGAAGTCCGTCAGCTCCTCCCCGGCGCTCTCCGTCCGTGGCATTTTCCCCGCGTTGATACGGTGGGCGTTCAGGACGATGCGACTCTCCCGGGCCTGGCGGAAGATCTCCGTGAGGGTGGTCACGGGAAAGGCCCCGCTCCGGATGAGATCGGACAGAACGTTTCCCGCCCCCACGGAGGGAAGCTGGTGAATGTCCCCCACAAGCAGCAGGGACGCCCCGGGAGGCACAGCCATGACCAGGTGGTACATGAGCACTGTGTCGATCATGGACGCCTCGTCCACCACGAGCAGGTCACACTCCAACGGCCGGGAGGCGTTCCGGGAAAAGGCTCCCCGGGAAGGCGCGTATTCGAGGATCCGGTGGATGGTCTTCGCCGCACGCCCCGTGGCCTCGGCCATCCGCTTCGCCGCACGCCCCGTGGGGGCCGCCAGCAGGACGGTCCGCCCCCGGACGGCGAAGAGTTCGAGAAGAACCTTGAGGATGGTGGTCTTTCCCGTTCCTGGGCCTCCGGTGATAATGGAGACCCGAGAGCCGAGGGCCATCCGGAGGGCATCGCGCTGCGCCTCCGCCAGGGTGATGGGCAGACGCCGCAGCACCGCCTCCACGGCGGCGGGGGAAAACTCCCGCGCCGGCGACGCACCGCACCGACAGAGGCCGAGCAGCCCCGAGGCAATGCCCTCCTCGCAGGTATGGTACTTGGCGAGATACACCGCGGGCGCAAACTCCTCCCCGCCGTCGGCGGAAAGTTCCTGCGGAAAGGATTCCTCTTTGGAAAGAGTCCCCACCTTCGGCGTACCTCTTCCCGGAGTATGCGCGTCCACCACAAGCCGGTTCGCCGCGGTCGCGGAGGCGATGGCCCGAAGGATGTCCTCCGCCGTCGCCTCTCCGGAGACGGAGTTCGTGCCGTCCATGCCTTCCGCCCTCTTCGCGGACGCCCCTTCCGCAAACCCCGCCGCGCTCCCGTCCGGGCCGGTGCCGGACTTGGACGACTCCGGCGCTCCCGCGACGCCCTCGTCCTTGCGGCGCTTCTCTCCCAGCACGTCCAAGCAGGTCTTCACCAGCACGTCCCGGGGACAATAGACGTGTCCTTCGTCGGCGAGCGTGTGCAGCACGTGCAGCACCCCCGCCTCCAGGCGCAGCGGCGAATTCTCGAGAAACCCCAGGCGGGAGGCGATACGGTCCGCCGTGAGAAAACCGATCCCCCAGATATCCGTGGCGAGGCGATAGGGGTTCTCCCGCAGGAGTTTCAGAGCCGCGCTGCCATACTGGCGGAAGATCTTCACGGCGAACCCCGCGCTCACTCCGTGGGACTGGAGAAAGAGCATGACGTTCCGGATCTCCTTCTGCTCCGCCCAGGCCCCGGTGATGCGGGCAAGCCGCTTCTCCCCAATCCCCTCGATGTCGAGGAGCCGTTCCGGAGTTCCCTCGATGACATCCAGCGTGTCCATGCCGAAGGCGTGCACGATCCGCCCCGCCATCACCGGACCGATGCCCTTGACGAGGCCGGAACCGAGGTACTTCTCCATTCCCGTGACGGTGGCGGGAGCGGTGGTCTCCATGTGGTCCGCTCGAAACTGCTCCCCGTACTTCGCATGGGATTGCCATGTTCCAGCGAAGCGTACCGTCTCCCCCGGCTGGGGGCAGGGGAACGCTCCCACCACCGTCACCAGGTCCGAGCGGCCCTTCACGCGCACCTTGACCACCACGTAGCCACCGGCGTCGTCCGCGTAGGTAATTCGCTCCACCTGACCGTGCAGGACCGTCTGCGTCGTTCCGTCATGCCCCTTGTCCATCGGCGTGGCCCACTTCCTTCGCTCCCACCCGGCCTCCTCGAGGGATCGGGAGATTCGGCAATCTCACCGGCGAGGAGGATGCCATCCCGTTTCTTTTGTCTATACTAGTTTCTATACTAGTTCATGAAGCCACTTCTCCGCCACCATTTCTGCTACTATGCGACATATCCGCCCCGGCGACAGTCCTTTGCATGGCACAACGAGACCACACGCCTGGTATGCCCAAAACATGCGGAGAAAGGACCCCGTGAGAGTCCTCGATCCCACGGACGGACGGCAGGCTCGAAAAGCACGGAACAGGCGGGAAACGGACGGGAAAAACATCGGAAAGACCGGAAAACGGAGACCACGTCAAGGAGGGATTCCCCGTGTGGATGAAGCAGACAGGATGGCTGAAACAGATACAACACCCGGAGGAAACAAACCTCGGCAACACCACGCTCTCTCCGGAGGACCTGGAGAAGTTCGAGAAGGTGCGGCGCTACGTCCGGGGCGCCCGGATGCTCCTCACGGAGCTTGCCAACACGCACAACGGCCAGCCCGTGGGCGTGCTCTTCCACAATCAGTCCGTCTACGTGGGAAGCGCGGAAAAGGAACTGCGTTCCCTGGCAAGCCGCCTCGGCCTAGAGTGATCCCGGGCTATACTTTCGGTCCGCATGCTTCGAGGCGGTAGGGAAGCGACCTCAGGTCCGGCCTTCGTCCCCTCACCAGGGAACATTCCCGAGCAGCTCCGCGAGCCCCGCACGAAAGCCCTCCAGATAGGCGTCGCGGTGCGACAGGTAGCTCATGTGCCCTGCTCCCTCAAGAACAACGAGTGCTTTTTTTCCGGGAAACCCCTCGAAGAGGCGCTCCCCCTCCCGAAAGGGCACCAGCCGGTCCGCCGTGCCGTGGAGGAAGAGGATGGGAACGCCCGTCCGCAAACGCCGGAGATGGTGTTCCGTGGCGAAGCGCTCTCCGCAGAGACGCTCCGTCCACGATGCGGGCAGCCAGGGAAACCGCACCCCCGCCATGGAGGAAAGGGAGCGGAAGGCCGACTCCAGAACCAGAAAGGGCGTCTCCGGGTGATCCGCGGCGAGCTTCGCCGCGAAGGGACTTCCCAGAGAACGCCCGAAGATTCCCACCGATTTCGCGTCCACCCCCCGTTCCTCCACGAGGTGGCGCCACGCCGCCTCGGCGTCCAGGCAGGTTCCCGCCTCGGAGGGAACACCACCGCTCTTGCCGAAACCGCGGTAGTCGAAGATGAAGAAGCGCGCCCCCGCCAGAGCCAGTGTCTCCATCAACCCGACCCGGAAGGGCGTCGAGAGGTTTCCCGAATTGCCGTGGCATACGAGAAGACACGCTCCCGAGGTGGAAGCTCCCCGGCCCCGGGGAACCACGTGCCACCCCCACAGGGACGTTCCGTCCAGGGAGGCGAAGCGGACTTCCTCCCGGTCGAAGACACCGCCGTCAGGCACGGGAACGAGACACCGCGACGCACGAAACAGCCTCCGCTCGAAAAACCGCACGAGCATACCCATTCCACTCCCCCTCGAAACGAATCACGGATCATGCTGCCGCATCGTTTCGATGATACCATGCATTTCGGGTAGGCGGACCGGCGGAGACCTCCGCGAGCAAACCCCGCCCGATGCGCCTGCGGCGAGGCTTCCACGCTTCATAAAGAAAACAGGTACCTCCGGATGCCCTTCGTTCGAACCGAAAACAGGTCGAGATCTCTCCGAAAAAAGAGAAAGCTCCCTCTTGTTCGAAAGGGAGAATGCACCCTGAGCCGCTCCGTTCAGATCATGCCGCTCCGGCGACGTGTCGGTTTCTTTTCGACGAAGCCGGCAGGGATGACGGAAGCGGAGCGGTCGTTTTTCGGGGCAACCAGGCGCGACCGAGCCGGTGCAGCTCGGAAGCGGGCACTTCCGCCGCCGGGACGGAGCGCCCCTGACAGGGAACCAGTTCGGGCGCGGGGTCGTCGAGTACGTATCCTTCAAGCTGCCGCTCCGACGTCTCAAGCAGCTCGTTGAGCCCCAGGGCGGCCTGGCGGAGCCGCCGCATTCCTCCCGTGAGATCCGACAGGGTCATGGAAATGGCCCCGGTGGTGGCGTCCGTTCCGGCGACACTCCGGGTAACCCGCTCAACCGCAAGGGCAATCTCCCGATTCCGTTCCGCCTGCAGGGAGGCGGTTTCGGCGGTATCGCCCATACGGGCGGTGACGGCCTCCACCATGTGGTGCACTTCCGTCATGCGGACCTCCATGTCTGAAAAACGCTCCAACCCGCGCACACCAAGCTCCCGACCCTCTTCCGCGGCGAGGAACACTCCTTCGGTTCCCTCCAGAATGGTCTCCGCGAGAACACCCACCCGTTCCGCCGCTTTTCGGCTTTCTCCGGCAAGCTTGCGCACCTCCTCGGCCACCACGGCGAACCCACGCCCCGCGGAACCGGCCCGGGCGGCTTCGATGGCAGCGTTCAGCGCGAGCAGGTTCGTCTGGGCCGCCACGGCGGAGATGGATTCCACCATGCCGCCGATCTGCTCCGCCTCCTGCCGGAGACGGCGCACCGCCTCGTCGATGTGCTCAAACCCCTGCGCCATGGAGCGGACAGCATCGCTGGCGACCTCCCCGATGCTCCGGGCCGCCTCTGCTTCGTCACGCAGGGCAAGGACATCTTCTCTCGAGCGCGCCGACGCCCCAGCCACGGCCTCCGCCCCCTCGGCGGCCCGGAGAGTCGTCTCCAGAGCGGATTCCAGGGCAAGCATGTTCTCCGCCATCCGCTCCTTCAGTCCCGCGCACTCCGTCTCCACCCGGAGCACCACGCCGGAGATCGTTCCGGCAACCGCCTCCAGCTCCTTCGCCTCGGCGCCGATACGGCGGCCATCACCACGCAGGCGAAGGAGCATCTCCCGACTCCGGGCAATGATGCCGTTCAGCGCGCCGCCGATCCGGGCCATCTCGTCCGCCCCGGACGCACGGGCCTCCACGAGGAGATTGCCCTCCACGACGCTCCGGGAGACTCGGAGCAGTGCCTCCACGGGTACGGTGAGACTTCTGCCCACGCCGAAGACAAGCAGTCCCACCGCGACCGCCGCGGCGAGGGCGAGCAGAAGCTGCTCCAGACCGAGACGCATCACGGGACGCAGCGTCTCCGCCTCGTCCACCACGTTCACAAGCCGGAGACCGTAGGGAAGGGCGTACCCGTAGATCCGCCACGTTCCTTCCCCGCCCGCCACCCGCAGACTCGTTCCGTCCTCGGGGATGGAAGCGATGTCCGACGTCCACGTCCCCGCCTCGTCCAGGGGACGAAGGGCGAGCGCGGAATCGGGACCGGCGAGGATGCGATTCTCCCGGTCGAGAAGAAAGACACGTCCCGTCTTTCCTTCACCGCCCGCCCGGATCCCCAGATCACCGATCCGGATATCCGCGGCGAAGACGCCGAAGAGCCTCTTGTCGTCGTAGAGGGAAGCGACGGGAACGGCAAGGGTAACCACGGTCTCGCCCGTCCTGATGTCCTCGTGAGGGGCGGTGAGGACGAATCCCTTTGCGGCGACGGCCTCCCGATACCATTCGCTCTCCCTCGGGTCGTACTCCTCCGGAGGAAACCAGGCGTTCCCGTCGAGAAGGCTTCTGTCGGGCAGGGCAAGATACAGGTCCAAAAAACCCTTCTCCCGGGACTGCTCCGTGAGGTCCCGCACATAGTCCCCCATGGTGCCGGGAAGAATGCCCAGGTTCTCGATCATGTAAGCCATGTTGCGCGACGCGGTTCCGAGAACGTTTTCGAGCCCCCGGAACCAGTTCTCGAAGGCCTGGGCGCCGGACCGGCCGGTAGTGCTCTCGCTTTGGTCCGCCTGGCGGAGAATGATGCCCGCGCTCCGGTAATAGGCTGTTCCTGCCAGGCCCAGGGTCACCAGGAACACTGCGAGAGTACAGAGCGTCAGGCGTGTTTTGAATGTCATTTTCTCCACCTCCGTGTCTGCTCGTCGCGAAATCCGCCGCGACACCATACCCCCGGGAACGCTCCATTCCAGGGTGCACATACTCCGCTTCTTCCAGCGGGCCGGATGTGCCGCCGCACTCCGGTGCCCGGCGTTTACGACACCATCAAAGGTAGAGGAGAAATGTAACACGCCCTCCACAGACCAGGCCCAGTTCCGTAACAGGTGCTTCTCTTGCTCCCGTGCTCCGAAGACGGGATCCGTCTCTCGTCGCAACCGTGCCGACACACACGATGCCCGGGCCGGCAAAATTGTGCCAAAACGGCGGATTCGTCCACCAGTGATTCGTGCTATACTTTATATGGTTGAAATTAACATGAGGACGGTGTCACACGTGGAAACCATGAAGAAACCTGCCATTCTCGGCATGGAGAAAATCATCCAGGCTCTTAAGAAGGAAGGTTACACGGTTCTTCTGTGCGTCTCCATCGAAGACCCGCAGACGGGGGATCCGCCGCGCATCGCCGGTACCGTAACATACCAGGGGCATCCCGAGGATCCTCGGAACGTGGAATTCCGCACCATTGAACAGATGGCTCGGGAGCAGGGTCTCCTCGTCAATGGCGGGGAAAGCTGAACGATCGGGAGGAAGGAACGCATGCCCTACGAAGAACTGCGTTGCCGCGTTGCCCCCTGTGGTCTCGACTGCGGCAAGTGCATCGCCTTCGCGGACGGGCCGGTTCGCAAGTCCGCGCAGGAACTGATTACCCTTTTGGGAGAAAATTTCCACACCTACGCCGAGCGTTTTGCCGCCGCCACCCCCGTCTTTGCCGAGTACGCGGCGTTCCGGCGCCTTCTCGACCATCTCGCGCAAGGGGAATGCCGGGGATGCCGCAGCGGAAGCTGTCTCTTCCAAGCCTGCCGCGTGCAGCACTGCGTGCGGGAACACGAAGTGGACTACTGCTTCCAGTGCGACGCATTCCCCTGCACCACCACGGAACTGCCCCCCAGGCTGGAAAAACTGTGGCGTGAGAACAACACTCTCATGAGCACCATCGGCATTGAGGAATTCGCCCGCCACATCGAGAACAGGCCCAGGTATCCCTGAGAAAGGCTCTGGCCCTTCTCGGGCGCTTCCCTGGAACCCCTGAAAACAGGAACTCCGACGATCGGAAGCCGCGAAACACCCCCGGAAAGGACGTGTGCACATGCGCTGGATGCGTGATCTGAAAACGGCAACGAAGATCCTCGGCCTCGTCGGGATTCTCGTCGCCCTCATGATTCTCGTCAGCTGGACCGGCTACTCCTACAACACCCGGAGCGCCGCATCACTCTCCGCCATGTACCGGGACAATCTCGTTCCCCTGAGACTGGTGGAGGAATTCCGAACGAGCCAGAACGAAGTGGAGGCACTCCTCTTTCACTTGATCCTCGAGACGGAGGAAAAGGAGATCGCCGACATCAGAAGCCGCCTCTCGGTGCTTTCTCAAACAACCGATGACCTTCTCGAAAAATTCACGAAGACGGACCTCGACGAAGAGGAACAGGAACTTTTGAAAAAACTCTCTCTCGACGTCATAAACTACCGACGGGCGTGGAAATTCATGGCGGAACTCGCGACGGGCGGCAGGAAGGAAGAGGCGTTCAAGCAGTTCAAGCAGAACGTACGCCGCCAATCCCGAGCCGTTCAGGAAAAGCTCGTCGCCCTCGCCGAATCCCGGGTGACGCGGGCGGAGCAGGCGAACGAGGAAAACGAGATCCGGACCGGCAGGGCAAAACGCCTCCTTGTCCTCATCCCCCTCGGTTCGCTGCTTTTGGCCGCTCTCTTCGGCGTCACCATCTCCCGAGCCATCGTAAAGCCCCTCGCCTCGATTCGCGAGGGAATCCGCGCCTTCTCCGAGGGGAACCTCCAGGTCGCATTCGACACCGCAGGGCTGGACGAAATCGCCGAGATGGGACAGGCCCTGGATGAAATGGTCAAAACGCTCCGGGACACCATTTCCGGCATTCTCGCTGCGGGTTCCCGGGTTGAGGACACCGCCAGAGTCCTCAACGAGCTGTCCCACAGGACGAACGATGCCGTGGAAGAGACGAAGAACGGCGTGGAGCGCGTGAGCGAAGCCATGGAAAGCCTTGCCGCGGCGGGACAGGAGATCAACGCCAGCGTCGAGGAAGTCGCCGCCGGAGCTCAAACGGCGGCGCAGCGCAGCGCGGATACGGCGGAGCAGGTTCAACGCGCCGAAGAAGAGGGCCAAACGGGCATTGCCGCTGTGAAGAAAGTCGTGGAAAGCATCCGCGGCGTGGCCATCGATTCGGAGAACGCCGCCGGAGCCGTGGTGGAACTGGGAACCCGGGCACGGAACATCCAGGGCTTTGTCGCCCAGATCTCCCAGATCGCGGACCAGACGAACCTCCTCGCGCTGAACGCAGCCATCGAGGCGGCTCGGGCGGGCGATGCGGGAAGAGGATTCGCCGTGGTCGCCGAGGAGGTGCGCAAACTCGCGGAGGAGAGCAACACCGCAGCCCGCAACATCGCGGACCTCGCGGAGACCATTACTCGGGATCTGGACGGCGTCGTCTCCGCGGTAAAGCAGAACGCCGCAAAATCGGGAGAGGCGCGGGATCTCGCCGCAGAAACGGAGGCGACCATCGCCCGCATTCTCGAAGCCCTGCGCACCATCGGCCTCGTCGCCCAGGACATGGCAGCGGTCTCCCAGGAGCAGGCCGCCTCCAGCGAAGAAATCGCCGGAGCGGTACAGAACGTAGCGGAACGGGTGAACAACGCCTCCTCCATCGCCGCGACCGTGCGCTCCCGCGTTCTCGACGTGGCCGCCGCGACGGAAGAGGTCGCCTCTGGCGCGGAGACGCTCGCCCGCGTGTCCGAAGCACTGCAGGAAAAAGCGGCGTTTTTCCGGATGGAAAATCACGCCGCCCTCGTTTCCGGGGAAAACGGAGGCGCGTGAGGGCACGCGGCAGCGAAAGGCCGCCGGGGAGCGGCTCGTTCCCCGGCGGTGACCTGTGACCGGCCTGTCGGAGCAGGACCCGGGCGAAAGCAGTGCCTCGAATCGTTTCGGCGGACAC
Above is a genomic segment from Aminiphilus circumscriptus DSM 16581 containing:
- a CDS encoding DUF3795 domain-containing protein encodes the protein MPYEELRCRVAPCGLDCGKCIAFADGPVRKSAQELITLLGENFHTYAERFAAATPVFAEYAAFRRLLDHLAQGECRGCRSGSCLFQACRVQHCVREHEVDYCFQCDAFPCTTTELPPRLEKLWRENNTLMSTIGIEEFARHIENRPRYP
- a CDS encoding alpha/beta hydrolase; the encoded protein is MGMLVRFFERRLFRASRCLVPVPDGGVFDREEVRFASLDGTSLWGWHVVPRGRGASTSGACLLVCHGNSGNLSTPFRVGLMETLALAGARFFIFDYRGFGKSGGVPSEAGTCLDAEAAWRHLVEERGVDAKSVGIFGRSLGSPFAAKLAADHPETPFLVLESAFRSLSSMAGVRFPWLPASWTERLCGERFATEHHLRRLRTGVPILFLHGTADRLVPFREGERLFEGFPGKKALVVLEGAGHMSYLSHRDAYLEGFRAGLAELLGNVPW
- a CDS encoding AAA family ATPase; the encoded protein is MDKGHDGTTQTVLHGQVERITYADDAGGYVVVKVRVKGRSDLVTVVGAFPCPQPGETVRFAGTWQSHAKYGEQFRADHMETTAPATVTGMEKYLGSGLVKGIGPVMAGRIVHAFGMDTLDVIEGTPERLLDIEGIGEKRLARITGAWAEQKEIRNVMLFLQSHGVSAGFAVKIFRQYGSAALKLLRENPYRLATDIWGIGFLTADRIASRLGFLENSPLRLEAGVLHVLHTLADEGHVYCPRDVLVKTCLDVLGEKRRKDEGVAGAPESSKSGTGPDGSAAGFAEGASAKRAEGMDGTNSVSGEATAEDILRAIASATAANRLVVDAHTPGRGTPKVGTLSKEESFPQELSADGGEEFAPAVYLAKYHTCEEGIASGLLGLCRCGASPAREFSPAAVEAVLRRLPITLAEAQRDALRMALGSRVSIITGGPGTGKTTILKVLLELFAVRGRTVLLAAPTGRAAKRMAEATGRAAKTIHRILEYAPSRGAFSRNASRPLECDLLVVDEASMIDTVLMYHLVMAVPPGASLLLVGDIHQLPSVGAGNVLSDLIRSGAFPVTTLTEIFRQARESRIVLNAHRINAGKMPRTESAGEELTDFYFIEKEEPERVVDIIVALVRNRIPRRFGLDPVEDVQVLTPMHRGIVGAGNLNLVLQKALNPRSLDAEAGFLRGGRVFAEGDKVMQIRNNYDKEVFNGDLGRIVRVDREEQTVMVRVEGRDVSYDFSEMDELVHAYAVSVHKSQGSEYPAVVIPLLTQHYMLLQRNLLYTAVTRGKKLVVLVGTRKALAIAVGNDRREKRYSLLAERIMAARGEAALPAPPPGR
- the nudC gene encoding NAD(+) diphosphatase, giving the protein MTADDTHDNDRNPAHPDGGSDGAAAGTTWFLFRGNDILLRSGEMPALPFGEEPPLARELLRSGHFGPPDGKRLAWGELPPDCTVPVDFFQKDLRSLWTLLGERAFSLAGTAFQLMNWTRNTLYCGRCGGPMRNSAKERARECPACSFVTYPPVSPAIIVAVRRENRLLMGRSPHFPKGRYSVLAGFVEPGENLEEAVAREIFEEVRISVKDVRYVASQPWPFPHSLMVGFTALWESGEIRIDEKEIEDARWFSPEELPDLPPPPSISRRLIDAFLLEMGEDPKKRAGVPWT
- a CDS encoding transglutaminase domain-containing protein codes for the protein MTGTAEKPEAAAERRRNALSGGVPEEGRGRISQYRCVRARFYALVSLVLGLVFALLPGAFGEADSFAVALRTALLERKTFFRYEEGGASFDRRSVEAAREEVLREVPEFDYLVERWTFRIVRGGGKSAVEVRIDYWENPEQRAFVARRVGEILAELVTPEMDDYERIAAVHDFIVATVDYDRTLRRFTAYDALQGKAVCHGYALLAFEMYRALGYEVRIISGGDHAWNLIRVGENWYHVDTTFDDPTYDFQGHFTPEEKRRIAGEIRRNYLLQDDATMWRSGHVWDRSAFPPAPVPFPGP
- a CDS encoding methyl-accepting chemotaxis protein: MTFKTRLTLCTLAVFLVTLGLAGTAYYRSAGIILRQADQSESTTGRSGAQAFENWFRGLENVLGTASRNMAYMIENLGILPGTMGDYVRDLTEQSREKGFLDLYLALPDRSLLDGNAWFPPEEYDPRESEWYREAVAAKGFVLTAPHEDIRTGETVVTLAVPVASLYDDKRLFGVFAADIRIGDLGIRAGGEGKTGRVFLLDRENRILAGPDSALALRPLDEAGTWTSDIASIPEDGTSLRVAGGEGTWRIYGYALPYGLRLVNVVDEAETLRPVMRLGLEQLLLALAAAVAVGLLVFGVGRSLTVPVEALLRVSRSVVEGNLLVEARASGADEMARIGGALNGIIARSREMLLRLRGDGRRIGAEAKELEAVAGTISGVVLRVETECAGLKERMAENMLALESALETTLRAAEGAEAVAGASARSREDVLALRDEAEAARSIGEVASDAVRSMAQGFEHIDEAVRRLRQEAEQIGGMVESISAVAAQTNLLALNAAIEAARAGSAGRGFAVVAEEVRKLAGESRKAAERVGVLAETILEGTEGVFLAAEEGRELGVRGLERFSDMEVRMTEVHHMVEAVTARMGDTAETASLQAERNREIALAVERVTRSVAGTDATTGAISMTLSDLTGGMRRLRQAALGLNELLETSERQLEGYVLDDPAPELVPCQGRSVPAAEVPASELHRLGRAWLPRKTTAPLPSSLPASSKRNRHVAGAA
- a CDS encoding methyl-accepting chemotaxis protein, with the translated sequence MRWMRDLKTATKILGLVGILVALMILVSWTGYSYNTRSAASLSAMYRDNLVPLRLVEEFRTSQNEVEALLFHLILETEEKEIADIRSRLSVLSQTTDDLLEKFTKTDLDEEEQELLKKLSLDVINYRRAWKFMAELATGGRKEEAFKQFKQNVRRQSRAVQEKLVALAESRVTRAEQANEENEIRTGRAKRLLVLIPLGSLLLAALFGVTISRAIVKPLASIREGIRAFSEGNLQVAFDTAGLDEIAEMGQALDEMVKTLRDTISGILAAGSRVEDTARVLNELSHRTNDAVEETKNGVERVSEAMESLAAAGQEINASVEEVAAGAQTAAQRSADTAEQVQRAEEEGQTGIAAVKKVVESIRGVAIDSENAAGAVVELGTRARNIQGFVAQISQIADQTNLLALNAAIEAARAGDAGRGFAVVAEEVRKLAEESNTAARNIADLAETITRDLDGVVSAVKQNAAKSGEARDLAAETEATIARILEALRTIGLVAQDMAAVSQEQAASSEEIAGAVQNVAERVNNASSIAATVRSRVLDVAAATEEVASGAETLARVSEALQEKAAFFRMENHAALVSGENGGA